One genomic region from Xiphophorus couchianus chromosome 21, X_couchianus-1.0, whole genome shotgun sequence encodes:
- the LOC114136538 gene encoding B-cell receptor CD22-like: MMRLIAALSENIVTASMLLSVIFLPGVLAVCGNVNPSFSIATPNQNEALNGSCLHVPCSFKAQREFNIQGNARGVWIKSDKNIYETADGVNKYPLEITGDLNQYNCTTLFSDVNTNVQGLYFLRLYNGNLKATACADPLSVNVRDYPWSPSVNISAGDLKEHQSVTVTCSAFTPCPQSPPELTWNLQQDSLRQTEKNTDGTFTTKIQETITLSDTHDGYNISCSAKYPVIGGNKTAETKVTLSVSYAPRNTSASISPSGLVSAGSWVELSCSSRAKPPPSFTWFRNSKDGATNVSVGQVYSFNASEEGEFHCVASNDLGQTNSSVILLLIKGNLKFLSPLLALIVFPVLISLLICVWCFKSKRSTPQKTQSQTGEEVHAEKGANKPEEELQYVDINFFKRTPEAPSDSVQESGQLETVYAQVKAPDAGNRKYSVD; encoded by the exons ATGATGAGACTGATTGCAGCTTTGTCTGAGAATATAGTGACAGCCAGCATGTTACTGAGTGTCATCTTTCTTCCAG gtgTCTTGGCAGTTTGTGGTAATGTAAACCCAAGTTTCTCGATTGCCACACCAAACCAGAATGAGGCACTCAATGGATCTTGTCTGCATGTCCCATGTAGCTTTAAAGCACAACGTGAATTTAATATACAAGGAAATGCTCGTGGAGTGTGGATTAAAAGTGACAAGAATATCTACGAGACCGCAGACGGAGTTAACAAATACCCACTAGAAATTACTGGAGACTTGAATCAATACAACTGCACCACCCTGTTTTCTGATGTAAACACAAATGTTCAGGGCTTGTACTTCTTAAGACTTTACAACGGTAACCTCAAGGCAACAGCGTGTGCTGATCCTCTTTCGGTAAACGTCAGAG ATTATCCTTGGAGTCCCAGCGTCAATATCTCTGCTGGTGACCTGAAGGAGCATCAGTCTGTCACTGTAACCTGCTCAGCTTTCACTCCGTGTCCACAATCACCTCCTGAACTCACCTGGAATCTCCAACAAGACTCTctcagacaaacagagaaaaacacagatggaaCCTTTACAACTAAAATCCAGGAGACCATCACTCTGTCAGACACACATGATGGATACAACATCAGCTGTTCTGCCAAATATCCTGTGATTGGAGGAAACAAGACAGCAGAGACAAAAGTGACTCTCAGTGTTTCAT ATGCTCCTAGAAACACCTcagcatccatcagtccatcaggTTTGGTGTCAGCAGGTAGCTGGGTGGAGCTGAGCTGCTCCAGCAGAGCCAAACCTCCAcccagcttcacctggttcaggaACAGCAAAGATGGAGCCACTAACGTATCTGTAGGACAGGTTTACAGCTTCAATGCCTCTGAGGAAGGAGAGTTTCACTGCGTGGCTTCAAATGACCTTGGTCAAACCAATTCATCTGTGATCCTCCTTTTGATTAAAG ggaatttaaagtttttaagtcCACTTCTTGCTTTGATCGTTTTCCCTGTGCTCATCTCCCTTCTGATCTGTGTTTG GTGCTTTAAGTCCAAACGTTCAACTCCACAAAAGACTCAG agTCAAACTGGTGAAGAGGTTCATGCTGAAAAAGGAGCCAATAAACCAGAAGAAGAACTCCAATATGTGGATATAAACTTCTTTAAGAGGACACCCGAAGCTCCTTCTGACTCAGTGCAGGAAAGCGGACAGCTGGAGACGGTGTACGCACAGGTCAAAGCGCCGGAcgcaggaaacagaaaatactCTGTAGATTGA
- the LOC114137200 gene encoding vascular cell adhesion protein 1-like, which translates to MDPEGLWRAIEDYLAVLASPYSARRRLNTSTRLVLLLDQWIPRLPHLGLAELQQEAEWQFQTAAAVLKDAPRNTSASISPSGLVSAGSRVELSCFSRAKPPPNFTWFRKCEHGTTNVSVGPIYSFVVTKGGEYYCVATNGLGNQRSSDIYLRIKETSGSPSINLPSDLKEHQSVTVTCSAFTPCPHSPPKLTWNLQQDSLRQTEKNTDGTFTTKIQETITLSDTHDGYNIRCSSRYPVIGGIKTAETKVTLSVSYAPRNTSASISPSALVSAGSWVELSCFSRAKPPPSFTWFWKSKHGEVDVSVGPVYNLSVTEKGEYYCVASNNLGSQTSSVILLNIEESKVSIYSTMTIVGLVMLCGAVIIFECWLRFSKKPTEDTNEAE; encoded by the exons ATGGACCCAGAAGGATTATGGAGAGCGATCGAGGACTATTTGGCAGTGTTGGCAAGTCCGTATTCAGCCCGACGGCGGCTGAATACGTCCACACGCCTGGTCCTCCTGCTGGATCAGTGGATCCCGCGGCTTCCGCATCTGGGACTGGCGGAATTACAACAAGAGGCAGAGTGGCAATTCCAGACAGCAGCGGCCGTGCTGAAAG ATGCTCCTAGAAACACCTCAGCATCTATCAGTCCATCAGGTTTGGTGTCAGCAGGTAGCAGGGTGGAGCTGAGCTGCTTCAGCAGAGCCAAACCTCCACCcaacttcacctggttcaggaAGTGTGAACATGGAACCACTAATGTATCTGTGGGGCCAATTTACAGCTTTGTTGTTACCAAGGGAGGAGAGTATTATTGTGTGGCTACAAATGGTCTGGGAAATCAGAGATCATCAGATATCTATTTAAGGATTAAAG AAACCTCTGGAAGTCCCAGCATTAATCTTCCCTCTGATCTGAAGGAGCATCAGTCTGTCACTGTAACCTGCTCAGCTTTCACTCCCTGTCCACACTCACCTCCTAAACTCACCTGGAATCTCCAACAAGACTCTctcagacaaacagagaaaaacacagatggaaCCTTTACAACTAAAATCCAGGAGACCATCACTCTGTCAGACACACATGATGGATACAACATCAGATGTTCTTCCAGATATCCTGTGATTGGAGGAATCAAGACAGCAGAGACAAAAGTGACTCTCAGTGTTTCAT ATGCTCCTAGAAACACCTcagcatccatcagtccatcagcTTTGGTGTCAGCAGGTAGCTGGGTGGAGCTGAGCTGCTTCAGCAGAGCCAAACCTCCAcccagcttcacctggttctgGAAGAGCAAACATGGAGAAGTTGACGTATCTGTGGGGCCAGTTTACAACCTCAGCGTTACTGAGAAAGGAGAATATTACTGTGTGGCTTCAAATAATCTGGGGAGTCAGACATCATCAGTGATTCTTCTTAATATTGAAG AGTCTAAAGTTTCCATCTACTCCACAATGACGATTGTGGGATTGGTGATGCTCTGTGGTGCCGTCATCATCTTTGAGTG ctggcTTAGATTCTCCAAGAAACCAACGGAG GACACAAACGAAGCAGAGTGA